A window from Pseudomonas frederiksbergensis encodes these proteins:
- a CDS encoding PilT/PilU family type 4a pilus ATPase: MEIDALLGLLASQNGSDLYLSTGAPPSARFEGVLKPLADQPFKPGEVAAIAASIMDAEQRLEFDRELEMNLAISLAGIGRFRVNIFKQRNDVSIVARNIKLDIPRFENLKLPPVLLETVMLKQGLMLFVGATGSGKSTSLAALIDYRNRHSSGHIITIEDPVEYIHRHKKSIINQREVGVDTRSFHAALKNTLRQAPDVVLIGEIRDRETMEHALAFADTGHLVISTLHAHNAHQALDRIINFFPEERRTQLLHDLGNNLKAFVSQRLVHTRDGQRRAAVEVMIGTPTVGDLIRRNELSELKGIMEKSVELGMQTFDGALYALVVEGAINEEEALKYADSVNNLRLRLKLHAEASPQSPAPPGEWGLMD, translated from the coding sequence ATGGAAATCGATGCACTGTTAGGGCTCCTGGCCAGCCAGAATGGCTCCGATCTTTATCTGTCCACCGGTGCGCCACCCAGCGCACGCTTCGAGGGTGTGCTTAAACCCTTGGCTGATCAGCCGTTCAAGCCGGGAGAAGTCGCGGCCATTGCCGCGTCCATCATGGACGCCGAACAGCGTCTTGAGTTCGATCGGGAACTGGAGATGAACCTGGCGATTTCCTTGGCCGGCATCGGACGCTTTCGGGTCAATATCTTCAAACAACGCAACGATGTGTCAATCGTGGCGCGCAACATCAAGCTCGACATTCCGCGTTTCGAAAACTTAAAACTACCGCCGGTACTGCTCGAGACGGTGATGCTCAAACAAGGACTGATGCTATTCGTCGGCGCTACCGGCTCGGGCAAGTCTACCTCGCTGGCGGCATTGATCGACTACCGCAATCGCCACAGCAGTGGCCACATCATCACCATCGAAGACCCGGTCGAATACATCCATCGGCACAAGAAATCGATCATCAACCAGCGCGAGGTCGGCGTCGATACCCGCAGTTTTCACGCCGCATTGAAGAACACCCTGCGCCAGGCACCGGACGTGGTGCTGATCGGCGAAATCCGTGACCGCGAAACGATGGAGCATGCACTGGCGTTTGCCGATACCGGTCATCTGGTGATTTCCACCCTGCATGCCCACAACGCCCATCAGGCGCTGGACCGCATCATCAACTTTTTCCCCGAGGAACGGCGGACACAGCTGCTTCACGACCTGGGCAACAACCTCAAGGCATTCGTGTCCCAACGGTTGGTGCACACCCGGGATGGTCAGCGACGGGCGGCGGTGGAAGTGATGATTGGCACGCCAACCGTCGGCGATCTGATCCGGCGCAATGAGTTATCCGAACTCAAGGGGATCATGGAGAAGTCTGTGGAGCTGGGGATGCAGACGTTCGACGGAGCGCTTTACGCATTGGTCGTCGAGGGGGCGATCAATGAGGAGGAAGCGTTGAAGTATGCGGATTCAGTGAACAATTTGCGTCTACGGCTGAAGCTGCACGCCGAGGCGTCACCGCAATCCCCCGCACCACCGGGTGAATGGGGATTAATGGACTGA
- a CDS encoding microcin C ABC transporter permease YejB, protein MWAYILRRLLLIIPTLVIILLVNFIIVQAAPGGPVEQAIAQLQGIGGAGVGGGSGERMSGTSRSSRGLDPQLIKDIEKQYGFDKPAHERLWLMLTSYARLDFGKSFFRGVTVTDLILEKMPVTISLGLWATLITYLVSIPLGIRKAVHHGSHFDIWSSTAIVIGYAMPAFLFAMFLIVVFAGGTSLNWFPVRGLVSDNFDSLSTVGKIADYFWHLVLPVTALVVGGFATLTILTKNSFLNEITRQYVVTARAKGLSERQVLYGHVFRNAMLLVVSGIPQAFISVFFAGSLLIEVIFSLDGLGRMSYEAAVSRDYPVVFGSLFIFTLFGLLIKLVGDLCYTLVDPRIDFAARNA, encoded by the coding sequence ATGTGGGCTTACATACTGCGGCGTCTGCTGCTGATCATTCCGACGCTGGTGATCATTCTTCTGGTCAACTTCATCATCGTCCAGGCCGCGCCGGGCGGCCCGGTGGAACAGGCCATCGCGCAGTTGCAAGGCATCGGCGGCGCGGGTGTCGGCGGCGGTTCCGGCGAACGCATGTCCGGCACCTCCCGATCCAGTCGCGGCCTCGACCCGCAACTGATCAAGGACATCGAAAAGCAATACGGCTTCGACAAGCCGGCGCATGAGCGCCTGTGGCTGATGCTCACCAGTTACGCGCGCCTGGACTTCGGCAAGAGCTTTTTCCGTGGGGTGACCGTCACCGACCTGATCCTGGAAAAAATGCCGGTGACCATTTCCCTCGGGCTCTGGGCAACGCTGATCACCTACCTGGTGTCGATCCCTCTGGGTATCCGCAAGGCCGTGCACCACGGCAGCCATTTCGATATCTGGAGCAGCACCGCGATCGTCATCGGCTACGCCATGCCGGCGTTCCTGTTCGCCATGTTCCTGATCGTGGTCTTCGCCGGTGGCACTTCGCTAAACTGGTTCCCGGTGCGCGGGCTGGTCTCGGACAACTTCGACTCGCTGTCGACCGTGGGCAAAATCGCCGATTACTTCTGGCACCTGGTCTTGCCGGTGACAGCGCTGGTGGTCGGCGGGTTCGCCACGCTGACCATTTTGACCAAGAACTCCTTTCTCAATGAAATCACGCGCCAGTACGTGGTCACCGCCCGGGCCAAAGGTCTGAGTGAACGCCAAGTGCTTTACGGTCACGTGTTTCGCAACGCCATGCTGCTGGTGGTCTCGGGGATTCCCCAAGCGTTCATCAGCGTATTTTTCGCCGGCTCCCTGCTGATCGAAGTGATTTTCTCCCTCGACGGCTTGGGTCGCATGAGTTACGAAGCCGCGGTTTCCCGGGACTATCCGGTGGTATTCGGTTCGCTGTTCATCTTCACGCTGTTCGGTCTCTTGATAAAACTGGTCGGCGACCTGTGCTACACCCTCGTCGACCCGCGTATCGACTTCGCCGCGAGGAACGCCTGA
- a CDS encoding 3-hydroxybutyrate dehydrogenase has product MTTLSGKTALVTGSTSGIGLGIALSLAKAGANLILNGFGDASKVIAEVEQFGGKVGHHPADVSNPEQIADMIAYAEREFGGVDILVNNAGIQHVAPLEEFPVERWDSIIAINLSSVFHSSRLSLPGMRAKGWGRIINIASVHGQVGSVGKAAYVAAKHGVIGLTKVVGLETATTNVTCNAICPGWVLTPLVQKQIDDRIAKGIDPQQAQHDLLAEKQPSLEFVTPPQLGELVLFLCSEAGSQVRGAAWNIDGGWLAQ; this is encoded by the coding sequence ATGACAACTCTTTCGGGCAAGACTGCACTGGTCACCGGGTCCACCAGCGGCATCGGCTTAGGGATAGCCCTCAGCCTGGCCAAGGCTGGCGCCAATCTGATCCTCAACGGTTTCGGTGATGCGTCCAAGGTAATCGCCGAGGTTGAACAATTCGGCGGCAAGGTCGGCCATCACCCGGCTGACGTGAGCAACCCTGAGCAGATCGCCGACATGATCGCCTACGCCGAGCGTGAGTTCGGCGGCGTGGACATCCTGGTCAACAATGCCGGCATCCAGCACGTGGCGCCGCTGGAAGAGTTCCCGGTGGAGCGCTGGGATTCGATCATTGCGATCAACCTGTCGTCGGTATTCCACAGCTCCCGTTTGAGCCTGCCAGGCATGCGCGCCAAAGGCTGGGGACGGATCATCAATATCGCTTCGGTGCACGGCCAGGTCGGGTCGGTGGGCAAGGCAGCCTATGTGGCAGCCAAGCATGGGGTGATCGGTTTGACCAAAGTGGTCGGGCTGGAAACGGCCACCACCAATGTCACCTGCAACGCCATCTGCCCGGGTTGGGTGCTGACGCCTCTGGTGCAAAAACAGATTGATGACCGCATCGCCAAAGGCATCGACCCGCAACAGGCGCAGCATGATTTGCTGGCCGAGAAGCAGCCTTCCCTGGAGTTTGTAACGCCGCCACAATTGGGCGAACTGGTGCTGTTCTTGTGCAGCGAGGCCGGTAGCCAGGTGCGTGGCGCGGCGTGGAATATTGATGGTGGGTGGTTGGCGCAGTAA
- a CDS encoding ABC transporter permease, which translates to MFKLSPLGRRRFERFKKNRRGWWSLWLFVGLFLLTLGGELIANDKPLIVSYQGSLYFPVLKRHTEQEFGGQLPFQADYRSDYVQKLIHQGGGWMLFPPIPFSDDTPNYDLNQPAPSPPTKVNWLGTDDQARDVLARVIFGARVSILFALMLTFVSALIGIAAGALQGYYGGWVDLIGQRLLEVWSGLPVLYLLIILSGFVEPNFWWLLGIMALFSWLALVDVVRAEFLRGRNLEYVKAARALGLTDRKVIVRHILPNAMNATLSYLPFILTGAISTLTALDFLGFGMPAGSASLGELIGQGKQNLQAPWLGLTAFFTLALILSLLVFIGEALRDAFDPRS; encoded by the coding sequence ATGTTCAAGCTCTCGCCGTTAGGTCGTCGTCGTTTCGAACGCTTCAAGAAAAACCGGCGCGGCTGGTGGTCGCTGTGGCTGTTTGTCGGCCTGTTCCTGTTGACCCTCGGTGGCGAGCTGATCGCCAACGACAAACCGCTGATCGTCAGCTACCAGGGCTCACTCTACTTCCCGGTTCTGAAGCGTCATACCGAACAGGAGTTTGGCGGACAGCTGCCCTTCCAGGCCGACTACCGCAGTGACTATGTACAGAAGCTGATTCACCAGGGCGGTGGCTGGATGTTGTTCCCGCCAATCCCCTTCAGCGACGACACGCCGAACTATGACCTCAATCAACCCGCGCCCAGCCCTCCGACGAAGGTCAACTGGCTGGGCACCGACGACCAGGCGCGGGACGTGTTGGCCCGAGTGATTTTCGGTGCGCGGGTGTCAATCCTGTTTGCCTTGATGCTGACCTTTGTCAGCGCACTGATCGGCATCGCTGCCGGCGCCCTGCAAGGCTATTACGGCGGCTGGGTCGACCTGATCGGTCAACGGTTGCTGGAAGTTTGGTCGGGACTGCCGGTGCTGTACCTGCTGATCATCCTGTCGGGTTTTGTCGAGCCCAATTTCTGGTGGCTGCTGGGGATCATGGCGCTGTTTTCCTGGCTGGCCCTGGTGGATGTGGTGCGCGCCGAGTTTCTCCGGGGACGCAATCTGGAATACGTCAAAGCCGCCCGGGCGTTGGGCCTGACCGACCGTAAAGTCATCGTCCGGCACATCCTGCCTAACGCAATGAACGCGACCCTGAGTTACCTGCCGTTCATTCTGACCGGGGCGATCTCGACCCTCACAGCGCTGGACTTCCTCGGTTTCGGCATGCCTGCCGGCAGTGCATCGCTGGGCGAGTTGATCGGTCAGGGCAAACAGAATCTGCAAGCGCCGTGGCTGGGTTTGACGGCGTTTTTTACCCTGGCGCTGATTCTTTCTTTACTGGTGTTTATCGGGGAGGCGTTACGTGACGCTTTCGATCCACGATCATGA
- a CDS encoding sigma-54 interaction domain-containing protein, with the protein MNTTESLKDYQRVRLLAIRSLFEIIEQSSEGTVIVDRDANIVWMNERYARRFGLESAEVAIGKACESVIPGSLLREVVRTGRPILLDMQDTPKEPLVVMRLPIHDDAGVVIGAIGFALFDELRSLSPMLKRYMSMQEELASTRSLLRARQTKYNFAHFIGTSAASLEVKRRARRSASAESPVLLLGETGTGKELLAQAIHGASPRAHKAFVSINSAAIPESLLEAEFFGTAPGAFTGADRKGRAGKLQIAQGGTLFLDEIGDMPLPLQSKLLRVLQEKEFEPVGSNEVIQSDVRVIAATSTDLEAAIKRGEFRADLYYRLNVLPIQVPPLRDRLDDLPALSEAILEELRSQHELNREALELLGQHAWPGNIRELRNVLERAALLSDDLMLNATDIRAAIGTFTPVERAAPVTIEPVAQETFSAARERFDRQLIEAALAQCGGKVVEAAARLGLGRSTLYKKMVALGIAESL; encoded by the coding sequence ATGAACACCACCGAAAGCCTCAAGGACTACCAGCGCGTTCGCCTTCTGGCCATCCGTTCGTTGTTCGAGATCATCGAGCAGTCCAGTGAAGGCACGGTGATTGTCGACCGCGATGCGAACATCGTCTGGATGAACGAGCGCTATGCCCGGCGCTTCGGCCTGGAATCGGCGGAAGTGGCGATCGGCAAGGCCTGCGAAAGCGTGATCCCCGGCAGTCTGTTGCGCGAGGTGGTGCGCACCGGTCGGCCGATCCTGCTCGATATGCAGGACACCCCCAAAGAACCGCTGGTGGTGATGCGCCTGCCGATTCATGACGATGCTGGCGTGGTGATCGGCGCCATCGGGTTTGCGCTGTTCGATGAATTGCGCAGCCTCTCGCCGATGCTCAAGCGCTACATGAGCATGCAGGAAGAACTGGCGTCCACCCGTTCGCTGTTGCGAGCGCGGCAGACCAAGTACAACTTCGCGCACTTTATCGGCACCAGCGCCGCCAGCCTCGAAGTCAAGCGCCGTGCCCGACGCAGCGCCAGCGCGGAATCCCCAGTGTTGCTGCTGGGTGAAACCGGCACCGGTAAAGAGCTGCTGGCTCAGGCGATCCATGGGGCTTCGCCGCGTGCGCACAAAGCCTTTGTCAGCATCAACAGCGCGGCGATTCCCGAATCGTTGCTGGAAGCGGAATTCTTCGGCACCGCGCCAGGCGCGTTTACCGGTGCTGATCGCAAGGGCCGTGCCGGCAAGTTGCAGATCGCCCAGGGCGGCACCTTGTTTCTCGATGAAATCGGCGACATGCCGCTGCCCCTGCAAAGCAAACTGCTGCGGGTACTGCAGGAGAAAGAATTCGAGCCGGTGGGGTCCAACGAAGTGATCCAGAGCGATGTGCGAGTAATTGCCGCGACCTCCACGGATCTGGAAGCGGCGATCAAACGCGGCGAGTTTCGCGCCGATCTGTATTACCGCCTCAACGTGCTGCCAATCCAGGTCCCGCCGCTGCGTGATCGACTCGATGACCTGCCGGCCCTCAGTGAAGCGATTCTGGAGGAGCTGCGCAGTCAGCACGAATTGAACCGCGAAGCCTTGGAACTGTTGGGTCAACATGCCTGGCCGGGGAACATTCGCGAGCTGCGCAACGTGCTGGAGCGGGCGGCGCTGCTCAGTGATGACTTGATGCTGAATGCCACAGATATCCGAGCGGCGATTGGTACGTTTACGCCGGTAGAGCGCGCGGCGCCTGTCACGATTGAGCCGGTTGCTCAGGAGACGTTCAGTGCGGCTCGGGAGCGGTTTGATCGGCAGTTGATTGAAGCGGCCCTCGCGCAATGCGGCGGGAAGGTGGTTGAAGCGGCGGCGCGGTTGGGGTTGGGGCGGTCGACGTTGTACAAGAAGATGGTGGCGTTGGGGATTGCAGAGTCTCTGTAA
- a CDS encoding GntP family permease, whose translation MSVIIALAALTLLMLAAYRGYSVILFAPIAALGAVLLTDPSAVAPAFTGVFMEKMVGFIKLYFPVFLLGAVFGKLIELSGFSRSIVAAAIRLLGTRQAMLVIVLVCALLTYGGVSLFVVVFAVYPFAAEMFRQSNIPKRLIPATIALGAFSFTMDALPGTPQIQNIIPSTFFNTTAWAAPWLGLIGSIFVVCAGMLFLQRQRNKAQRTGEGYGTELRNEPETAADIKLPNPWIAVSPLLAVGIMNLLFTQWIPQWYGKTHSLALPGMAAPVTTEIAKLTAIWAVQAALLVGILMVLVFGFQAIRGKLAEGSRSAVSGSLLAAMNTASEYGFGAVIASLPGFLVLADWLKSIPNPLVNEAITVTLLAGITGSASGGMSIALAAMANDFIAAAHAANIPLEVLHRVAAMASGGMDTLPHNGAVITLLAVTGLTHREAYKDIFCITLIKTLAVFVVIGVFYATGIV comes from the coding sequence ATGAGTGTGATCATTGCCTTGGCAGCCCTCACGCTGCTAATGCTCGCGGCCTACCGTGGCTACAGCGTTATCCTCTTTGCCCCGATTGCCGCCCTCGGCGCCGTGCTGCTCACCGACCCTTCCGCCGTCGCCCCCGCCTTCACCGGGGTGTTCATGGAGAAAATGGTCGGTTTCATCAAACTGTATTTCCCGGTGTTCCTGCTCGGTGCAGTGTTCGGCAAGCTGATCGAGTTGTCGGGCTTCTCCCGCTCCATCGTCGCTGCGGCGATTCGCCTGCTCGGCACCCGTCAGGCGATGCTGGTGATCGTGCTGGTCTGCGCCCTGCTGACTTACGGCGGCGTGTCGCTGTTCGTGGTGGTGTTCGCGGTCTACCCGTTTGCTGCCGAAATGTTCCGCCAGAGCAATATTCCCAAGCGCCTGATCCCGGCGACCATCGCCCTCGGCGCGTTCTCTTTCACCATGGACGCCCTGCCCGGCACCCCGCAGATCCAGAACATCATCCCCAGCACTTTCTTCAACACCACCGCCTGGGCCGCGCCCTGGCTGGGCCTGATCGGCTCGATCTTCGTGGTCTGCGCCGGCATGCTGTTTCTGCAACGCCAGCGCAACAAGGCCCAGCGCACAGGTGAAGGTTATGGCACCGAACTGCGCAACGAGCCGGAAACCGCTGCCGACATCAAACTGCCTAATCCGTGGATTGCTGTGTCGCCGCTGCTGGCGGTGGGCATCATGAACCTGCTGTTTACCCAGTGGATTCCACAATGGTACGGCAAGACCCACAGCCTCGCGCTGCCGGGCATGGCCGCGCCGGTGACCACTGAAATTGCCAAGCTGACGGCGATCTGGGCCGTTCAGGCAGCCTTGCTGGTCGGCATCCTTATGGTGCTGGTGTTCGGCTTCCAGGCGATTCGCGGCAAGTTGGCCGAAGGCAGTCGAAGTGCGGTCAGCGGTTCGTTGCTGGCGGCGATGAACACCGCGTCGGAATATGGATTCGGCGCAGTGATCGCCTCGTTGCCAGGCTTCCTGGTGCTGGCTGACTGGCTCAAAAGCATTCCCAACCCGCTGGTCAACGAAGCGATCACCGTGACCCTGCTGGCCGGTATCACCGGTTCTGCGTCGGGCGGTATGAGCATTGCGCTGGCGGCCATGGCCAATGACTTCATCGCAGCGGCCCACGCCGCCAACATCCCCCTGGAAGTGCTGCACCGGGTGGCGGCGATGGCCAGTGGCGGCATGGACACCCTGCCGCATAACGGCGCGGTGATTACCTTGCTGGCGGTCACCGGCCTGACCCATCGCGAAGCCTACAAAGACATTTTCTGTATTACGCTGATCAAGACCCTGGCAGTTTTTGTGGTGATCGGTGTTTTCTACGCCACTGGCATTGTGTGA
- a CDS encoding acetoacetate--CoA ligase, with amino-acid sequence MSDILWQPSAKRIGKTRMEAFRRFINQRHNLHVDDYPALHQWSIDQREAFWQAIVDFFDIRFHDQPDAVLVEGTQMPSAQWFPGATLNFAEHLMRRRDDGVAVIAIGENGQREHLTWAELAEHVAGFQNSLIAAGVVIGDRVAACMPNTWQTLVAMLATTSLGAIWSCSSPDFGTQGVIDRFGQIEPKVLLTCAGYRYAGKDIDQTAKVNEILERLPSLQQLIVVPYARPQARIEHFHTTANVTLWDDFYDVGGEPEFVPVPFAHPLYILYSSGTTGVPKCIIHSTGGVLLQHVKEHGLHCDLGPGDRLFYYTTCGWMMWNWLVSALAVDSTVVLYDGSPFHPDPERLIDLIDDERISVFGTSPKYLATLESSGIKPRESHDLSSLKTLLCTGSALSPQSYDYVYRDLKPDLCLASMSGGTDIVSCFVNGNPLQPVRRGEIQGKSLGMAVEVWNDNGQPVVGEKGELVCTRHFPAIPIGFWNDPRQEKLRASYFSQFPGVWAQGDYAEQLPHGGMMIHGRSDAVLNPGGVRIGTAEIYRQVEKVPQVLDSVAIGQQWQDDVRVVLFVRLREGVELDEALQQQIRQVIRANTTPRHVPAKIVAVTDIPRTISGKVVELAVRNVVHGQKVKNTDALANPEALEQFRNRPELND; translated from the coding sequence ATGTCCGACATCCTCTGGCAACCCAGCGCCAAGCGCATCGGCAAGACCCGCATGGAGGCCTTTCGGCGCTTCATCAATCAGCGACACAACCTCCACGTCGACGACTACCCTGCCCTGCATCAATGGTCCATCGATCAGCGTGAAGCGTTCTGGCAGGCCATCGTCGATTTCTTCGACATCCGTTTCCACGATCAACCGGACGCAGTACTGGTCGAGGGCACGCAAATGCCCAGCGCCCAATGGTTTCCCGGCGCCACCCTGAACTTCGCCGAACACCTGATGCGCCGTCGCGACGATGGCGTGGCGGTCATTGCCATCGGCGAAAACGGCCAACGCGAACACCTGACCTGGGCAGAATTGGCCGAGCATGTCGCCGGTTTCCAAAACAGCTTGATCGCCGCTGGCGTCGTCATTGGCGATCGAGTGGCCGCCTGCATGCCGAACACCTGGCAAACCCTGGTGGCCATGCTCGCCACCACCAGCCTGGGGGCAATCTGGTCTTGCTCTTCGCCGGATTTCGGCACCCAAGGGGTGATCGATCGCTTCGGCCAGATCGAACCGAAAGTGCTGCTCACCTGCGCCGGGTACCGCTATGCCGGCAAGGACATCGACCAGACCGCCAAGGTCAATGAAATCCTCGAGCGCTTGCCGTCCTTGCAGCAGTTGATTGTCGTGCCTTACGCCCGGCCGCAAGCGCGCATCGAACACTTCCACACCACGGCCAACGTGACGCTCTGGGATGACTTCTACGACGTGGGCGGCGAGCCGGAATTCGTCCCCGTGCCGTTCGCGCATCCGCTGTACATCCTCTATTCCAGCGGCACCACCGGCGTGCCGAAATGCATCATTCACAGCACCGGCGGCGTGTTGCTGCAACACGTCAAGGAACACGGATTGCATTGCGACCTCGGCCCCGGCGACCGGTTGTTCTACTACACCACCTGCGGCTGGATGATGTGGAACTGGCTGGTCTCGGCGCTGGCCGTGGACAGCACGGTGGTGCTGTACGACGGCTCACCATTTCATCCGGACCCGGAGCGCCTGATCGACCTGATCGACGACGAACGCATCAGTGTCTTCGGCACCAGCCCCAAGTACCTGGCAACCCTGGAAAGCAGCGGCATCAAACCTCGCGAAAGCCATGACCTGAGCAGCCTGAAAACCCTGCTGTGCACCGGCTCCGCGTTATCGCCGCAAAGTTACGACTACGTCTACCGCGATCTCAAGCCTGACCTGTGCCTGGCCTCGATGTCCGGTGGCACCGACATCGTCTCGTGTTTTGTGAACGGTAATCCGTTGCAACCGGTACGCCGTGGCGAGATACAAGGCAAAAGCCTGGGCATGGCGGTGGAAGTCTGGAACGACAATGGCCAGCCGGTAGTCGGCGAAAAAGGTGAGCTGGTGTGTACCCGGCACTTCCCGGCCATCCCCATCGGGTTCTGGAATGACCCTCGGCAGGAAAAGCTCCGCGCTTCGTATTTCAGTCAGTTCCCCGGTGTCTGGGCCCAAGGCGATTACGCAGAACAATTGCCCCACGGCGGGATGATGATCCACGGACGCTCCGACGCTGTGCTCAACCCCGGCGGCGTGCGCATCGGAACCGCGGAAATCTACCGTCAGGTGGAGAAAGTGCCACAGGTCCTGGACAGCGTGGCCATCGGTCAGCAGTGGCAGGATGACGTGCGGGTGGTGCTGTTCGTGCGGTTGCGCGAGGGCGTCGAACTGGACGAAGCGCTGCAACAACAGATTCGCCAGGTCATCCGCGCCAACACCACACCGCGGCATGTGCCGGCGAAGATTGTCGCGGTGACCGATATACCGCGCACTATCAGCGGCAAGGTCGTTGAACTGGCGGTGAGGAATGTGGTGCATGGGCAGAAGGTCAAAAACACTGATGCCTTGGCCAATCCCGAGGCGCTTGAGCAATTCCGAAACCGCCCCGAACTCAACGACTGA
- a CDS encoding ABC transporter ATP-binding protein: protein MSNNLIEIRDLNVAFSGQTVVRNLCLDIRPGECLALVGESGCGKSVTAHSILQLLPETGTETTGSIRYRGQELVGASAKVLRELRGDRIAMIFQEPMTSLNPLHSIEKQIGETLLLHKGLAGKAAQARILELLHLVGIQKPQERLKAYPHQLSGGQRQRVMIAMALACEPELLIADEPTTALDVTVQRKILLLLKSLQQRLGMSLLLISHDLNLVRSIAQRVCVMKAGEIVEQAPCETLFTEPKHPYSCVLLNAEPEGEALPRDERENVLEVDDLRVRFVVGGGLFQRKTYLKAVDGISLNIQRGKTLGIVGESGSGKSTLGQAILRLLDSEGSIRFQGEALDGLTQKQLRPWRKKMQVVFQDPFGSLSPRMSVAQIISEGLEVHSQLTADECKAEVIRALEEVGLDPQSRHRYPHEFSGGQRQRIAIARALVLKPALILLDEPTSALDRTVQKQVVALLRQLQEKHGLTYLFISHDLAVVRALAHDMIVIRDGKVVESGASHDVFESPQHPYTKELLAAAHPEAIR, encoded by the coding sequence ATGAGTAACAACCTGATCGAAATCCGTGACCTTAATGTGGCCTTCAGCGGCCAGACCGTGGTGCGCAATCTGTGCCTGGACATCCGCCCCGGTGAATGCCTGGCGCTGGTGGGCGAGTCGGGCTGCGGCAAGTCGGTGACCGCTCACTCGATCCTGCAACTGCTGCCCGAGACCGGTACCGAAACCACCGGCAGTATTCGCTACCGTGGCCAGGAGCTGGTCGGCGCATCGGCCAAGGTGTTGCGAGAACTGCGGGGTGACCGCATCGCGATGATCTTCCAGGAGCCCATGACTTCGCTCAATCCGCTGCACAGCATCGAAAAGCAGATCGGCGAAACCCTGCTGCTGCACAAGGGCCTGGCCGGTAAAGCGGCGCAAGCGCGGATACTTGAGTTGCTGCATCTGGTCGGCATTCAGAAGCCCCAAGAGCGGCTCAAGGCCTATCCCCATCAACTGTCCGGCGGCCAACGGCAACGGGTGATGATCGCCATGGCCCTGGCCTGCGAACCGGAGCTGCTGATCGCCGACGAGCCGACCACAGCGTTGGACGTGACAGTGCAGCGCAAGATCCTGCTGCTGCTCAAATCCCTGCAACAGCGTCTCGGCATGTCGCTGCTGCTGATCAGCCACGACCTCAATCTGGTGCGCAGCATTGCCCAACGGGTCTGCGTAATGAAGGCCGGGGAAATCGTCGAGCAGGCACCTTGCGAAACACTGTTTACCGAACCGAAACATCCTTACAGCTGCGTGTTGCTGAATGCCGAACCGGAAGGTGAAGCGTTGCCCCGGGACGAGCGCGAGAACGTGCTTGAGGTCGATGACTTGCGGGTGCGGTTCGTCGTCGGTGGCGGGCTGTTTCAGCGCAAGACCTACCTGAAGGCCGTGGACGGCATCAGCCTCAACATTCAGCGCGGCAAGACGCTGGGCATTGTCGGCGAGTCCGGTTCCGGCAAGTCGACGTTGGGTCAGGCGATCCTGCGCTTGCTCGATTCCGAAGGCAGCATCCGCTTTCAAGGTGAAGCGCTGGATGGCCTGACGCAAAAACAGCTGCGGCCGTGGCGCAAGAAAATGCAGGTGGTGTTCCAGGATCCGTTCGGCAGCCTCAGCCCGCGAATGTCCGTGGCGCAGATCATCAGCGAAGGCCTTGAGGTGCATAGCCAGTTGACGGCTGACGAATGCAAGGCCGAAGTGATTCGGGCACTGGAGGAAGTCGGCCTCGACCCGCAAAGCCGTCATCGCTACCCGCATGAGTTTTCCGGCGGCCAACGCCAACGCATCGCCATCGCCCGGGCGCTGGTGCTGAAACCGGCGCTGATCCTGCTGGACGAACCGACCTCGGCACTGGATCGCACGGTGCAAAAACAAGTGGTCGCCCTGCTCCGCCAACTTCAGGAAAAACATGGCCTGACCTACCTGTTCATCAGCCACGACCTGGCGGTGGTGCGCGCCCTGGCGCATGACATGATCGTGATCAGGGACGGCAAAGTGGTGGAAAGCGGTGCCAGCCATGACGTGTTCGAATCGCCGCAGCATCCGTATACCAAGGAGCTGTTGGCGGCGGCGCATCCTGAGGCCATCCGATGA